From one Candidatus Methylomirabilis sp. genomic stretch:
- a CDS encoding lipoate--protein ligase family protein — protein sequence MALDEVLATSCARGEGPPTLRLYTWDPPTVSVGYAQALEGEVDLEACRRLGFGVVRRMTGGRAVLHQHELTYAIAFPEGLLGPGGIQEDYRRISQGLIAGLRRLGVAADLSRGSVGRGAVSGVCFLSSSRFELSVAGRKLVGSAQRRLRGAVLQHGSLLLDLDRVAWEAALPALRHPTASAWAGSVTTVAALLGTRPPLAGVAAALREGFEDALGHPLPETLPSRVEAEAAAALARARYAHAEWNNRQEMPASRLDTPQRL from the coding sequence ATGGCGCTGGATGAGGTCCTGGCCACCTCCTGCGCGCGGGGAGAGGGCCCCCCCACCCTGCGCCTCTACACCTGGGATCCGCCGACCGTCTCGGTCGGCTATGCCCAGGCCCTCGAGGGTGAGGTGGATCTGGAGGCCTGCCGCCGTCTGGGATTCGGCGTGGTGCGTCGGATGACGGGGGGCCGGGCGGTCCTGCACCAGCACGAGCTGACCTACGCAATCGCGTTTCCCGAGGGCCTCCTCGGGCCCGGGGGGATTCAGGAGGATTATCGGAGGATCAGCCAGGGGCTGATTGCCGGCCTCCGGCGCCTCGGCGTGGCGGCCGATCTCAGCCGGGGCTCGGTGGGTCGGGGGGCGGTGAGCGGCGTCTGCTTCCTGAGCTCCTCGCGGTTCGAGCTCTCTGTGGCCGGGCGCAAGCTGGTGGGCTCGGCCCAGCGGCGCCTCCGGGGCGCCGTCCTGCAGCACGGCTCGCTCCTCCTGGATCTGGACCGGGTCGCCTGGGAGGCGGCGCTGCCGGCCCTGCGGCACCCGACCGCCTCCGCGTGGGCCGGCTCCGTCACCACGGTGGCCGCCCTGCTGGGCACCCGCCCCCCCCTCGCTGGGGTGGCGGCGGCGCTCCGGGAGGGGTTCGAAGACGCCCTGGGACACCCGCTTCCCGAGACCCTCCCCTCCCGGGTGGAGGCGGAGGCCGCGGCGGCGTTGGCCCGTGCCCGATACGCCCACGCGGAGTGGAATAACCGCCAGGAAATGCCGGCCTCCCGCCTTGACACCCCTCAACGCCTTTGA